The proteins below are encoded in one region of Apium graveolens cultivar Ventura chromosome 4, ASM990537v1, whole genome shotgun sequence:
- the LOC141716908 gene encoding uncharacterized protein LOC141716908 — protein sequence MVLMSNTVDPRARRELVRVKIQPSERWTGGSTFPLRAFKIFKLPHDAVAYEGRRRDELVDRCKGRMGRFLADFMHVLEDYKEDAGKEVQVKLESEVSALKEERKRLKVSFTEADRRTGDFFNNNAVLFKHVEEFESSEKTLAEKVEELENKLRDAEKDRDASKVECEGFGHQLEGINGSYKATIDEIVKLKADVKKSVEDIASALGNGYGCCFQRFANTGFNIEGHSFQDYIRDFATLQVENPNDGEQDDGGVF from the exons ATGGTTCTTATGTCTAACACCGTCGACCCCCGGGCTCGGAGGGAGCTGGTTCGCGTCAAGATTCAGCCCTCTGAGCGTTGGACGGGTGGTTCGACATTTCCACTTCGTGCTTTCAAGATTTTTAAATTGCCTCATGATGCAGTGGCTTACGAGGGGAGACGGAGGGATGAGCTCGTGGATCGATGTAAGGGACGAATGGGTCGG TTCCTTGCTGATTTTATGCATGTGCTGGAGGATTACAAGGAGGATGCTGGAAAGGAGGTTCAGGTTAAGCTGGAATCTGAGGTATCGGCGTTGAAAGAGGAGAGGAAGAGGTTGAAGGTGAGTTTCACCGAGGCCGATAGGCGCACAGGTGATTTTTTTAACAATAATGCCGTGTTGTTTAAGCATGTCGAAGAGTTTGAATCTTCTGAGAAGACTTTGgctgagaaagttgaagagctCGAGAATAAGCTTCGAGATGCGGAGAAGGATAGAGACGCATCGAAGGTCGAATGCGAAGGTTTTGGTCATCAGCTAGAGGGGATCAACGGCTCTTACAAAGCTACCATTGATGAGATTGTGAAGTTGAAGGCAGATGTTAAAAAGAGCGTAGAAGATATTGCGTCGGCTCTCGGGAATGGTTATGGTTGCTGCTTTCAGCGGTTTGCCAACACCGGCTTCAATATCGAGGGTCATTCTTTTCAAGACTACATTCGAGATTTTGCGACCTTGCAGGTGGAGAACCCGAATGATGGTGAACAAGACGATGGTGGAGTTTTCTGA